The following are encoded in a window of Romeriopsis navalis LEGE 11480 genomic DNA:
- a CDS encoding PAS domain S-box protein, with product MISTPSIPGYRSLQLIHASQQSCVYRAVQLDPPRPVVLKLLHPAAPSAQQISQFQQQFTIVQHLRHDSLLRYYHLLPYQQSAMLVMEDYGGISLEQWQKQASPTLSGSIEIAIALTAILAELAQHGIIHRDIKPANILIHPETQQIKLIDFSLASQLPQMTVSRQPTSRMQGTLPYMSPEQTGRMNRAVDYRSDFYSLGITLFELFTGQLPFQATDDQSWIRCHLAQTPPLASDVQPTIPTAIAAIIQRLMAKNAEDRYQSARGIQLDLTHCLEQLQSTGQIAPFDLAQHDRSDHFLIPEKLYGRSAEVAQMLAAYKRLVEAGSISTIQSSQRELLLVTGYAGIGKTSVIQAIYQPIVQQQGRFIQGKFDQLRRNIPYSALTQAFQQLIAQLLAETDANLAQWKAQILAAVGQDGQVLIELIPDLRQIIGPQPAVPILSSTAAQNRFNLLVQRFLQIFIRPPHPLIIFLDDLHWADTASLDLLQRLLAGQCTGSLLVIGAYRHNEVSPSHPLMRSIQALTQAKTVIRTIELRPLTTDALTQLVSDTLCCDNERARPLTDVVNQQTQGNPFFVTQFLKGLHRDGLIKFSHIDNGWQCDLAAVQVTALIDDVIKFMAQQITKLPRRTQTAIQFAACLGNEFNLDNLAIVLAQSKADLSADLWPAIQANLLIPEGNRDKVYPEHHPVTHPGFEDLTYGYRFLHDRVQQAAYQLIDPPERSAIHLRIGQLLRRHHTTQTDDRLFFDIVSHLNHGAALIDTQPELQDLLRLNLQASQRAKSSSAYAIALDYLTAGKYCLKAVDWLAQYQLSLDFYTQLVEVYYLTGAFPQARQVAQIVIDHAHHQLDTVPVYESILLTWVAERELAQAILVGRQFLSQLDTALSSLADTTTEADLIHDVAALIPVDGLPELQDLAVMQDPESIAAMRILNAISVPAYLSSADLFLKIVLTQVKLSMLHGNYATSASAYARYGIVLCGCIGDIERGYAAGKLALSLLDQFDDRETRSRTLLMVGMLVIPWQQHIQDGLPLLAEATTVGHDSGNFEPASLACLYNSQLSYFSGMELSALSVKLKAHSELIQSLKQAVHLTSNHLVQQVVLNLQGESAIPYELDGANFCQAAILESYTANNNQFGLFGFYLHAGILNYLFQRPQAAAALLIQAADYLKGVTSQPAVALLYWYDALIQLAIYADVTAVEQEQLLQRVTAHRQRLANWNRYAPMNFQHKSDLLDAELCRVQGEHLRAMDLYDQAIAGATQHGYIQEAALANELAAKFYWGWGKRKISTLYLQSAYAAYRDWGARAKTTSLEQQYPQQLGCDSRQQVSLNTLAQVSQRSTTSTDCLTSYDPDLATVLQSAQSLSRNLELQELQQQLVQMILERSSAATCLLAMPDQASEWQVVAMAHRAPIEREIPLPYRLDDSPQFPANCMRWVKNTQQQIVGDARSSLPIADPYLLKHQPQSMFCLPILNQQSVLGVIYLEHPDRRNVFADKQQTITGFLCTQAAIALENAQLYHAVQAAEIRAKSLFEQSSDAMILLKPNRIVQCNQAAARLFRISEAALLKLTPADLSPRYQPDGCLSSVKSAEICATVLQQNAQCFEWLNCRPDGTTFWSEVNMTYITYGGDSLVNAVIRDISDRKQKELAMSAIIEDAARKTGVEFYQACVKALVQTFQVRSAFISETREASSTQNQTLAFWHDDHFVESFTYDSAGTPCGLTQERGWCFVAEALGDRFPDALMMPQFSCESYASAAIQGVQGNIIGNIGIVDTQPIVQDEVSIKTILSLFAIRVGAEMDRQASDYHLRQSEARYQQIANNLPGTIFQFRRSADGHDSFSYISSGCQKLLGIAATAVIADITRLTDLVHPDDQAEFNARIAQSAQTLTPKYVEWRAILADGQVKWIKSISRPVRQSDGSTIWDGLMLDITDRKIAEAAVQQSQRRYQRLADNVPGVIYQFKLAADGEQSLPYISPSCLEMFGVTAADLMHHPKQYLDWIHPDDVAALRDSIDVSARNLQPWQSTLRCIKPSGELIWVEAVSRPTPQPDHSVIWDGIAINITDRKITEVALSRSEARYQTIADNFPGVIYQWHHIVDGVDIIPYISSGCYDLFGITAAAAMADSQRITALIHPDHVFEFRQFLNPTDEANAVQSIELRIILASGATKWVRASSRPDRQPDGSIVYDGLWFDISASKQAELEIQTANVELIRAIQIKDEFMATMSHELRTPLNSILGMSEGLREQVFGDLNQRQDRAISTIEMSGQHLLSLINDILDLSKLESGQTQMHWDQVSIVALCHNSLALIKQLAVQKRIRLDVQIAADTRSLYMQLDERRCQQMLINLLANAVKFTPDGGSVTLSVQLESLPPSSPHDVAGFVRFSVIDTGIGIAPENLPQLFQPFVQIDRGLNRRYPGTGLGLALVKRIAEMHSGGVDVTSQVGQGSCFQVRLPILTVENSLLGPSTERSTSANQLSHVRQDCSLTAPESLSDGQQLILLVEDHAANREMITGYLEIQGYQLLVAEHGKAALELLQRHRPPDLILMDIQMPGMDGLEAIRHIRSQPTYALIPIIALTALAMPGDEENCLAAGANAYLTKPIKLKYLTDKMQSLLEPPQS from the coding sequence GTGATTTCTACACCGAGCATTCCTGGGTATCGTTCACTTCAGTTAATCCATGCTAGTCAACAATCCTGTGTCTATCGGGCCGTTCAGCTTGATCCGCCGCGCCCCGTTGTCCTGAAGTTACTCCATCCCGCTGCGCCGAGTGCGCAGCAAATCAGCCAATTTCAGCAGCAGTTTACGATTGTCCAGCATTTGCGGCATGACAGTTTGCTGCGCTACTACCACCTCCTGCCCTATCAGCAGTCGGCGATGCTGGTGATGGAAGACTACGGTGGTATATCCCTAGAACAATGGCAAAAGCAAGCCTCGCCGACCCTGTCAGGCAGCATCGAAATTGCGATCGCGTTAACGGCGATCCTGGCGGAATTAGCCCAACATGGCATCATCCACCGGGATATCAAACCGGCGAATATTCTGATCCACCCCGAAACCCAGCAAATTAAGCTGATTGACTTTAGTCTGGCCTCCCAATTACCCCAAATGACAGTATCCCGTCAGCCAACCAGCCGGATGCAGGGCACATTGCCCTATATGTCGCCCGAGCAAACCGGGCGAATGAATCGAGCGGTGGATTATCGGAGTGATTTTTATAGTTTAGGCATTACCCTATTTGAGCTATTTACCGGCCAATTACCCTTTCAAGCTACTGATGATCAGAGTTGGATACGTTGCCATCTTGCGCAAACTCCGCCCTTAGCTTCGGATGTCCAGCCGACGATTCCGACGGCGATCGCCGCGATTATTCAGCGGCTGATGGCCAAAAATGCGGAAGACCGCTACCAAAGTGCCCGCGGCATTCAATTAGATTTGACGCATTGCCTGGAGCAACTTCAAAGCACGGGGCAGATCGCGCCGTTTGACTTAGCACAGCACGATCGCAGCGATCACTTCCTGATTCCGGAGAAACTGTATGGCCGATCGGCAGAAGTGGCGCAAATGCTCGCGGCATATAAGCGACTGGTTGAAGCCGGATCAATCTCGACGATTCAGTCGTCACAGCGAGAGTTGCTGCTGGTCACGGGCTATGCCGGGATTGGTAAGACATCGGTCATTCAAGCAATTTATCAGCCGATCGTGCAACAGCAGGGACGATTTATTCAGGGTAAATTTGACCAGTTAAGGCGTAATATTCCCTATAGCGCATTGACTCAAGCATTTCAGCAGCTCATCGCCCAATTACTCGCTGAGACCGATGCGAACTTAGCGCAGTGGAAAGCCCAAATTCTGGCGGCAGTCGGACAAGATGGCCAGGTGTTGATTGAGCTGATCCCGGATCTGCGGCAGATCATTGGGCCACAGCCAGCCGTGCCAATCCTCAGCAGCACTGCTGCGCAAAATCGATTTAATCTATTAGTTCAACGGTTTCTCCAGATCTTTATTCGTCCGCCCCATCCCCTGATCATTTTTCTGGATGATTTGCACTGGGCGGACACCGCTTCGCTGGACTTGTTGCAGCGATTATTAGCCGGTCAGTGCACTGGTTCACTCTTGGTAATTGGTGCATATCGCCATAATGAGGTCTCACCGTCGCATCCATTGATGCGTTCAATTCAAGCCTTGACACAGGCCAAAACAGTAATTCGCACGATCGAGTTGCGCCCCCTCACCACTGATGCGCTCACTCAGCTAGTGTCCGATACCTTATGTTGCGATAACGAGCGTGCACGGCCGTTAACCGATGTCGTCAATCAGCAAACTCAGGGCAATCCATTTTTTGTGACGCAGTTTCTCAAAGGATTGCATCGTGATGGTCTGATTAAATTTAGCCATATTGACAATGGCTGGCAATGTGACTTGGCGGCAGTTCAGGTAACGGCTTTGATCGATGATGTCATTAAATTTATGGCCCAGCAGATCACGAAATTGCCGCGCAGAACCCAAACGGCGATTCAATTTGCCGCTTGCTTAGGGAATGAATTTAATTTAGATAATTTGGCGATTGTCCTAGCGCAATCCAAAGCAGACTTATCGGCGGATCTGTGGCCCGCGATTCAGGCCAATTTGTTAATTCCAGAGGGGAATCGCGATAAAGTTTATCCAGAACATCATCCGGTGACCCATCCGGGATTTGAGGATCTCACCTACGGCTATCGGTTTTTGCACGATCGTGTGCAACAGGCCGCTTATCAGCTAATTGATCCGCCGGAGCGATCGGCGATCCATCTGCGGATTGGGCAATTATTACGACGGCACCATACGACGCAAACCGACGATCGACTGTTTTTTGATATCGTTAGTCATTTAAATCATGGTGCTGCCCTGATTGATACCCAGCCCGAATTGCAGGACTTGCTGCGGTTGAATCTGCAAGCGAGTCAACGGGCAAAATCATCATCGGCTTATGCGATTGCCCTCGACTATTTAACCGCTGGCAAATATTGCTTAAAAGCGGTGGACTGGTTAGCGCAGTATCAGTTGAGCCTGGATTTTTATACTCAATTGGTTGAAGTTTACTATTTGACGGGTGCTTTCCCACAAGCCCGTCAGGTCGCGCAGATCGTGATTGATCATGCGCATCACCAGCTTGATACGGTGCCAGTTTATGAATCGATTCTGTTAACCTGGGTGGCCGAGCGGGAGTTAGCCCAAGCGATTCTTGTCGGCCGGCAATTTTTAAGTCAGCTCGATACAGCGTTATCGAGTCTCGCGGATACTACAACTGAAGCCGATTTAATTCATGACGTTGCCGCCTTAATTCCGGTTGACGGGCTGCCGGAATTGCAAGATTTGGCTGTCATGCAAGACCCAGAATCGATCGCAGCAATGCGCATCTTAAATGCAATTTCGGTGCCCGCTTATCTGTCTTCCGCCGATTTATTTCTCAAGATTGTTCTGACTCAGGTCAAACTGTCGATGCTGCATGGGAATTATGCGACTTCGGCCAGTGCCTATGCCCGCTATGGCATTGTGCTATGTGGTTGTATTGGGGATATTGAGCGCGGTTATGCCGCTGGCAAACTCGCCTTGAGCCTGCTCGATCAATTTGACGATCGAGAAACGCGATCGCGGACATTGCTGATGGTTGGAATGCTGGTAATTCCATGGCAGCAACATATTCAGGATGGCCTGCCGCTCTTAGCGGAAGCGACAACTGTGGGTCATGATTCGGGCAATTTCGAGCCGGCTTCCCTCGCTTGTTTATACAACTCGCAGCTATCCTATTTTTCGGGTATGGAGTTGTCCGCCCTATCCGTCAAGCTCAAAGCCCACAGCGAATTAATTCAAAGCCTTAAGCAGGCAGTCCATCTCACTTCCAATCATCTTGTGCAACAGGTGGTGCTCAATTTACAGGGTGAGAGCGCGATTCCCTATGAACTCGATGGAGCGAATTTCTGTCAAGCAGCGATCCTTGAAAGTTATACAGCCAACAATAACCAGTTTGGTCTGTTTGGGTTCTATCTGCATGCCGGCATCCTGAATTACCTGTTTCAACGCCCCCAAGCGGCGGCGGCTTTGCTGATTCAGGCGGCGGATTATCTTAAGGGGGTGACGAGTCAGCCAGCGGTGGCTTTACTGTATTGGTATGACGCCCTGATTCAGTTGGCGATATATGCCGACGTAACTGCCGTTGAACAGGAGCAGTTGTTGCAAAGAGTGACGGCGCATCGCCAACGTTTAGCCAACTGGAATCGCTATGCTCCGATGAATTTCCAGCATAAGTCCGACTTGCTGGATGCGGAATTATGCCGTGTGCAGGGGGAGCATTTACGCGCTATGGATTTGTACGATCAGGCGATCGCCGGTGCGACGCAGCATGGTTATATTCAAGAGGCGGCGCTGGCGAACGAACTGGCCGCAAAATTCTACTGGGGCTGGGGCAAACGCAAAATTTCGACCTTGTATCTGCAATCGGCTTACGCCGCTTATCGTGACTGGGGGGCGAGGGCAAAAACGACCAGCCTGGAACAGCAATATCCACAACAGCTTGGATGCGATTCAAGGCAGCAGGTTTCACTGAATACATTGGCTCAAGTCAGTCAGCGATCAACGACTAGCACTGATTGCCTGACTTCCTATGACCCCGATCTTGCTACTGTCCTGCAATCCGCGCAATCGCTATCGCGGAATCTCGAACTCCAGGAACTACAGCAGCAGCTTGTGCAGATGATCTTAGAGCGTTCTAGCGCTGCAACTTGCTTGTTGGCGATGCCAGATCAAGCGTCGGAGTGGCAAGTGGTCGCAATGGCTCACCGTGCGCCAATTGAACGAGAGATTCCGTTGCCTTATCGCTTAGATGACAGTCCGCAATTTCCGGCGAACTGTATGCGGTGGGTGAAAAATACGCAGCAACAAATTGTGGGCGATGCCCGTAGTTCGCTGCCGATCGCTGACCCATACTTACTCAAACATCAGCCTCAAAGTATGTTTTGTCTGCCGATTCTGAACCAGCAGTCAGTGCTGGGTGTGATTTATTTAGAGCATCCCGATCGACGCAATGTATTTGCTGACAAACAACAAACAATCACGGGGTTTCTCTGTACCCAAGCCGCGATTGCCCTTGAAAATGCGCAGCTGTATCATGCCGTTCAAGCCGCTGAAATTCGGGCTAAAAGCCTGTTTGAGCAAAGCTCTGATGCCATGATTTTGCTCAAGCCGAACCGCATTGTCCAATGTAATCAAGCCGCGGCGCGACTCTTTAGAATTTCCGAGGCGGCGTTATTAAAGCTCACGCCAGCCGATCTTTCCCCCCGATATCAACCGGATGGATGTTTGTCATCGGTCAAATCCGCGGAGATTTGTGCAACGGTGCTGCAGCAAAATGCTCAATGTTTTGAATGGTTAAATTGTCGCCCGGATGGCACAACATTTTGGTCGGAAGTCAATATGACGTATATCACTTATGGTGGTGATTCATTGGTGAATGCGGTAATCCGTGATATCAGCGATCGCAAGCAGAAAGAACTCGCAATGTCGGCGATTATTGAAGATGCGGCGCGTAAAACTGGCGTTGAATTTTACCAGGCTTGTGTCAAAGCGCTTGTCCAGACCTTTCAAGTGCGCTCTGCCTTTATTAGTGAAACACGCGAAGCAAGCTCCACCCAAAATCAAACCCTGGCATTTTGGCATGATGATCACTTTGTCGAATCATTTACCTATGATTCCGCTGGAACCCCTTGTGGGTTAACCCAAGAGCGTGGTTGGTGTTTTGTGGCAGAGGCGCTGGGCGATCGCTTCCCAGATGCTCTGATGATGCCACAATTTAGTTGTGAGAGCTATGCGAGCGCTGCGATTCAAGGTGTTCAGGGAAATATAATTGGGAATATTGGGATTGTTGATACGCAACCGATTGTCCAGGATGAGGTTTCGATCAAAACAATTCTGAGTCTGTTCGCCATCCGAGTTGGGGCGGAAATGGATCGACAGGCCAGTGACTATCACTTGCGTCAGTCAGAAGCGCGTTACCAGCAAATTGCGAATAATTTGCCAGGGACGATCTTTCAATTTCGTCGATCGGCTGACGGTCATGACTCATTTTCCTATATTAGCTCTGGGTGCCAGAAACTGTTGGGGATTGCCGCGACCGCTGTAATTGCCGATATTACAAGGCTGACTGATTTAGTCCATCCGGATGACCAAGCGGAATTCAATGCCAGGATTGCTCAATCAGCCCAGACCCTCACACCGAAATACGTTGAGTGGCGGGCAATTCTGGCGGACGGTCAAGTCAAATGGATCAAATCGATTTCGCGTCCAGTGAGGCAATCCGACGGTTCGACCATTTGGGATGGTCTGATGTTGGATATTACCGATCGTAAGATTGCCGAAGCTGCGGTACAACAGTCGCAAAGACGTTATCAACGGCTGGCGGATAATGTGCCAGGCGTAATTTACCAATTCAAACTGGCGGCTGATGGCGAACAATCGTTGCCCTATATCAGTCCCAGTTGTTTGGAGATGTTTGGAGTGACAGCCGCTGACTTAATGCATCATCCCAAGCAGTATCTGGATTGGATACATCCGGATGATGTCGCAGCATTGCGTGACTCGATCGACGTATCGGCACGCAATCTGCAACCCTGGCAATCGACACTGCGCTGCATCAAACCATCGGGTGAGCTGATTTGGGTCGAAGCGGTATCACGCCCAACCCCACAACCGGATCACAGTGTGATTTGGGATGGGATTGCGATTAATATTACCGATCGTAAAATCACAGAAGTTGCCCTCAGTCGTTCGGAAGCGCGTTATCAAACCATTGCGGATAATTTTCCTGGTGTAATCTACCAATGGCACCATATTGTGGATGGCGTGGATATTATCCCCTATATCAGCTCTGGCTGTTATGACTTATTTGGGATTACGGCGGCGGCGGCAATGGCAGATAGTCAGCGAATTACGGCGCTGATTCATCCGGATCATGTCTTCGAGTTTCGCCAGTTTCTGAATCCGACGGACGAAGCCAACGCTGTACAATCGATCGAGCTGCGCATTATCTTGGCTTCTGGCGCTACGAAGTGGGTGCGTGCCAGTTCGCGCCCTGATCGACAACCGGATGGTTCCATCGTCTACGATGGACTTTGGTTTGATATTAGTGCCAGCAAACAAGCCGAACTGGAAATTCAAACCGCCAATGTGGAGTTGATCCGGGCGATTCAGATTAAAGACGAGTTTATGGCCACGATGAGCCACGAACTCCGGACGCCGCTGAATTCAATTCTGGGGATGTCGGAAGGTTTACGTGAGCAAGTCTTTGGCGATTTGAATCAGCGTCAGGATCGCGCAATTTCGACGATCGAAATGAGTGGGCAGCACTTACTTTCGTTAATTAATGACATTCTCGATTTATCAAAACTGGAATCGGGCCAAACCCAAATGCATTGGGACCAAGTCTCGATCGTCGCACTTTGCCATAATAGTTTGGCCTTGATTAAACAGTTAGCCGTTCAAAAGCGCATTCGCCTGGATGTGCAAATTGCCGCGGATACGCGTTCGCTTTATATGCAGTTAGATGAACGGCGCTGCCAGCAGATGCTGATTAATTTGCTAGCAAACGCGGTTAAATTCACACCGGATGGTGGTTCAGTCACGTTATCCGTGCAATTAGAGTCCCTCCCGCCCTCCAGTCCGCATGATGTTGCCGGGTTTGTTCGATTCTCAGTGATCGACACCGGGATTGGAATTGCGCCAGAAAATTTGCCGCAGTTGTTTCAGCCATTTGTCCAAATTGATCGGGGGCTGAATCGCCGCTATCCCGGTACGGGACTCGGTTTAGCACTGGTCAAACGAATTGCCGAAATGCATAGTGGGGGCGTTGATGTCACGAGTCAAGTTGGTCAAGGCAGTTGCTTTCAAGTGCGGCTCCCGATCTTAACGGTTGAAAATTCTCTGCTAGGACCGTCCACCGAGCGATCGACCAGTGCCAATCAATTAAGTCATGTTCGCCAAGACTGCTCATTAACGGCCCCAGAATCTTTATCGGATGGTCAACAGCTGATTCTCCTCGTCGAAGATCATGCCGCCAATCGTGAAATGATCACGGGTTATCTTGAGATTCAGGGCTATCAATTACTGGTTGCGGAGCATGGCAAAGCGGCACTTGAGCTACTCCAACGTCATCGCCCACCGGATTTAATCCTAATGGATATTCAAATGCCTGGTATGGATGGGCTCGAAGCCATCCGTCATATTCGCTCCCAGCCGACCTATGCGCTCATCCCGATTATTGCGTTGACCGCACTGGCGATGCCGGGGGACGAAGAAAACTGTCTGGCCGCAGGCGCAAATGCGTATCTTACCAAACCGATTAAACTCAAATATCTCACCGATAAGATGCAGAGTTTGCTAGAACCGCCGCAATCTTAG